The sequence below is a genomic window from Lolium perenne isolate Kyuss_39 chromosome 4, Kyuss_2.0, whole genome shotgun sequence.
acattttttgaatATAAATACTTTTAAAAATCTCAACAGTTTTTTTAAATCTTAATATTTCTGAAtctgaaaaaataaaaataaacaaaagagaaaaaaagaaacagaaaaaggaacataaaaaaggaaaaggaaaagaaaagaaaaaaagagaaaacaaacAGAAAATGAAGTACACCGCGAACTGGGCCAACCAGGCCGGCTTATACCGCGCGCGGGGGTGTGCGGTGCGCGGTAACTGCCGACCTAGTCGGTGTATAGGAATTCCCGAACAGACTGGTGTTGTGCTCTTCGTTGGATTGGGTCGGCAATGGAGGCCTGGCCAGTGGCTGGGTAGGAAGAATTGGGTTTTATGGAGCCGCTCGGCCTGTCCTGCCAAGCTAAAGGTAACAGTTCCGctcaagaaaagaaaaaaaaaaaaagctaaagGTAACAGTTCCGCTAAAAAAAAGCTAAAGGTAACAGTTTCCTTTTCGTCGTCGATTCACAATGTTCAGTTCcctcaaaagaaagaaaaaatgtgATGCTCAATTATACCCTTCAGAATGTTACCTGCTACTGAAACTAAATGGCACAACATTTGGAGAGAAAAATATATATTCCGTACTAAGAACAGATTCAAAACTATTAAGCCAACTCCACGCGAGAAGACAAAGCTTCAGACTATAAGCAGAAAGCGCCGACGTTTTCTTCACGATCGACATGTCGCCGCAGCTTCAATCCGCAAATCCATCACTCGTCATCGAGCCTTCTCCCTCCAGATCGTATGCCGCAACGGCTTCTATTTCTCCCGAGGCCTCCTAGTATATGGACCTGCCCAATATTCTGATTGTGGATTAACAAACAGCACTCATCACAGAACTAATATATTTTTGAATCAGTTAAACATGAAATGTCCAATCCACTAAGAAAACAAGATGAGGAGTTATCCTGCTTATCCTGTTCATTTATATGCTCTCACTACCTCACTGACATTGTTATACAATAATAACAAACTGTATTGACCGCTCATCGTGCAGCCGTTACCTAAATGAAGTAAAGCATATGCATGCTTGCCAGAATAAGATGACAAATTCAGTTTAACTGACAATGTTGTGTAATGAAAAAAAAAAGAGCAGATAACATATATAGTCATTGTGCCCCAGACATCTCCCAAAAAATTCAACTACAATGTTGTCTGCTCGAGATGCTTACTAGTCACTGATCTGAATCTTTTGAGCCCCAAGGAGAAAACAACACCTGAGAGTTCAGGGTAAACCTTTGACTAGGGCTTGCGTTTGGAGATGGGCTTGATTTCAGCTCGACCGATCCTAGTTTGGAGATGGGCTTGCGTTCAGCTCAACCAGATACATTAATCAATGGTTAATCCGAGATTGGGTTCAGCCTGAATTGGTTGCCATCTGAGGTTCATTACTTCCCGGCTGTATGCATCGTTGAATGTAGAGTCACCATGCTACTTAGGCAAGATTTTTCTCTCTTTGGAGAGGATTAAATGTGGTGCAAGATATACTGGTCACTGTCGTGAATCTTTCCATTTACAAAGGCACTGACACATGAATTGCACATCAGAGTTCAGGATCTACTTGTTTGAGGGACCCTACTTTGAGTGCCTCTTTGATTCAAAGGTTTTTCATAAAAAGATTGAAGCATTAGCGTGAGGTAACTTCTGCTATGTTTTTTTTTTCGTGAATTAACTTTTCCTATGTTAGCCGTTTGATTCATAGGTTTGAACCATACAAATATTTTCTAAGTTCTGTTTTATGCTACATTTCATAAGAAATTTAGCATCCGCTGGAACATCTTGGAAAGAATCCATTGTTTTCCAGTGATGCAGTAAAACACACCGAAATCTCATTAGATTGGCACATGGCAATACAATTATGTGGTTTTCCTATTCCCTACGTTTTCAAAATCTTCCTATTCCTATGTTTAACAAATCCTGCGAATCAAAGAGGCCCCGAGATTCAAGTTCAGAGGTTTGGTTTTCAACTTCAATCAGGTGTGCTAACTGAGGCTCGATCCAAGATGGCAAGATTAAATTCAGTTTGCATTCAGCTCAACTAGTAGTTGACATATTTTCAGACGGCTCGGTACATTTGGTGGTTAATCGTATCACACATCTAGAAACAGGTGACCAAAGAAAGGGCAAACATCATTCCATTTCATTTTTATAATTGTACTAGTGTTTGAGCGAGCTGCATTTTTTTCTACCCAAACAAAGCATCGAAACAGCTTGTCTAGTAGATGATACATGAACATCCAATATTCCCATCAAAATCTGGCTGCATTTTCATACATGTTGTCATTGTGTGCACTGACTACCGACGAATGGAACCAAGCCTACGAGGCTACCTGTGGATCACTGCGTGAAGACCACATTCGTGATGTCGGGGAACTTCTCCTTGATGGCCGCCTTGACCCCGCTCCCGATGGACTCCGGGCCATCGTATTTAACCATGCAGTCCTCGCCGTCCACGGCGAGCACCTCCACGCTCCCGCCGTAGTTCGCGATCGCCGGCCGCAGTATGTCCAGGTGCCGGTTCACcgcctgcaagcaaacatccagccAGTGAGCGCTCCAAGGTTTCAAGCTTTTCAGGGCAAAACTACGAGATTGGTCTGGTGGTGGACCTCAGGCGTTGTCTCCGCCGGCGGCTGGTCCCCGTCGAACACCTGGCGGATGTCCTTGATGGCGTCACCGAACTTCTCCTTGAGCACGCGCTCGATGCCCATGTTCATCGTCGTCGTCGAGCTGGGGCAGCTGCTGCACGCCCCTGGATTGCGGCAACGAGCACGGTCAGATTTGATGTCCCGAAGGAATCTTGGCCACGGATTTTTGTATGGACGCGAGGCGACGAATCGAGTTTACCTTCGAGCCTGAGG
It includes:
- the LOC127295548 gene encoding nifU-like protein 1, chloroplastic, whose amino-acid sequence is MEASLTAAAAAASSPPPQIRIQIVKPSPLLAPWRRQFGPSKIRTANFRRHLAAASASTPPTPGGGLYSAATYELTADNVDQVLDDVRPYLVADGGDVAVVSVEDGVVSLRLEGACSSCPSSTTTMNMGIERVLKEKFGDAIKDIRQVFDGDQPPAETTPEAVNRHLDILRPAIANYGGSVEVLAVDGEDCMVKYDGPESIGSGVKAAIKEKFPDITNVVFTQ